The following coding sequences are from one Methanobrevibacter wolinii SH window:
- a CDS encoding SPFH domain-containing protein, which yields MPELLKVIKYEGDDKTLVYKYPDRDFNTQSQLIVHQSQEAILFKDGKALDVFAPGKYELKTENIPLLRSIINIPTEGVSPFHCEVYFINKAMSLNVDWGTSSRFDVLDPTFGIPLSVGASGTMEFVIRDSRDFLVNIVGTQEILTTSQLSEYFRGKIVTKVKSYLATLMNEVSYLNINTHLDEVSEALKNKLNDYFYDYGVSLKNFYVSTIHIPEEDTNKVKTILNKKLEYGTLDYNWADEQIAEISKRYASNPGTNDNVGGMIAQIPLAMAFGEMLSGGVVNNMSSGFLSKSQAFNNNSQGNNQQNNQVNNQQQNFNQNPGIAVGASTGYKNNFCMNCGCKLKEDAKFCPNCGTKVKVDEVLKCPNCNAIVSQEDNFCMNCGFKLR from the coding sequence ATGCCTGAATTATTAAAAGTAATTAAGTATGAAGGTGATGACAAGACTTTGGTATACAAGTATCCAGACAGAGATTTTAATACTCAAAGTCAATTAATTGTTCATCAATCTCAGGAAGCAATACTTTTTAAAGATGGGAAAGCTTTAGATGTATTCGCTCCAGGAAAATATGAATTAAAAACAGAAAACATTCCTCTTTTAAGATCAATTATTAATATTCCTACTGAAGGGGTAAGTCCATTTCATTGTGAAGTTTATTTTATTAATAAAGCAATGTCTTTAAATGTTGATTGGGGAACAAGTAGCAGATTCGATGTACTTGATCCGACTTTTGGAATTCCATTAAGTGTTGGTGCTTCAGGAACTATGGAATTTGTTATCCGTGATTCTAGGGATTTTTTAGTAAATATTGTTGGAACTCAGGAGATTTTAACTACTAGCCAATTGTCTGAATACTTTAGAGGAAAAATTGTAACTAAAGTCAAATCTTATTTGGCTACTTTAATGAATGAAGTTAGTTATTTAAATATCAATACACATTTAGATGAAGTTTCAGAAGCATTAAAAAATAAGTTAAATGATTACTTCTATGATTATGGAGTTAGTTTAAAAAACTTTTATGTATCCACTATTCATATTCCTGAAGAGGATACTAATAAAGTTAAAACAATTTTAAATAAAAAATTGGAATATGGTACTCTTGATTATAATTGGGCTGATGAACAAATTGCTGAAATTTCAAAAAGATATGCATCTAATCCAGGTACTAATGATAATGTTGGAGGTATGATTGCTCAAATTCCACTTGCTATGGCATTTGGTGAAATGTTAAGTGGTGGTGTTGTAAATAATATGTCTTCGGGTTTTTTATCTAAATCTCAGGCTTTCAATAATAATTCTCAAGGTAATAATCAGCAGAATAATCAAGTTAATAATCAACAACAAAATTTTAATCAAAATCCAGGTATTGCTGTTGGTGCAAGTACTGGATACAAAAATAATTTCTGTATGAATTGTGGTTGTAAACTAAAAGAAGATGCAAAATTTTGTCCGAATTGCGGTACAAAAGTTAAAGTTGATGAAGTACTTAAATGTCCTAATTGTAATGCTATAGTTTCACAAGAAGATAATTTCTGTATGAATTGTGGATTTAAATTACGATAG
- a CDS encoding SIR2 family protein, which yields MTGVECPNCGSTKIVEVDGVPTCLSCGSKLPDISLGEFGNIDHDIREAEIIRLYNAKTPSEREPRMNVLSDDEILKYAPNSKAAKKIKTKRAGSFKEVVQINKSYLLAIILVFCIADIFIMSIIPYWDINRFFLLFFFIGPILIYLYFR from the coding sequence TTGACTGGTGTTGAGTGTCCTAATTGTGGTAGTACTAAGATTGTGGAGGTTGATGGTGTTCCTACTTGTTTATCTTGTGGGTCTAAACTACCTGATATTTCTTTAGGTGAATTTGGTAATATTGATCATGATATAAGAGAAGCAGAAATCATACGTCTATATAATGCTAAGACTCCTTCTGAAAGAGAACCTAGAATGAATGTTCTTAGTGATGATGAAATCCTTAAGTATGCTCCTAATTCAAAAGCCGCTAAGAAAATTAAAACAAAAAGAGCAGGTAGTTTTAAAGAAGTAGTACAAATTAACAAAAGTTATTTATTGGCTATAATATTGGTATTTTGTATTGCAGATATTTTTATTATGTCTATAATTCCATATTGGGATATAAATCGTTTTTTCCTTTTGTTTTTCTTTATAGGTCCAATATTAATATATTTATACTTTAGATAA